Genomic window (Ruminococcus flavefaciens AE3010):
ACGCAGCAGATCAATATTCTCACACAGGTCTCCAAAGGCGTACAACACTAAGCTTGTGACCCAAGCCGAAACTATTGCAATGGGTATCATCAATAAACCATATGCATTTGATTGAGAAGCGATATAAATGCCATTGATGGTGCCGAACACAGCTATGACCCAGAAAAGTGCTTTTGCTGTGATCTTTATTTTTTCTCCTGCATTTTTAAACATAAATAGTACCTCCGATGTTATTAGTAATAGTATAGTTGGATAAATGCTGAAAAAGGAAGTTGTGCAGTTATTGAAAAGGGCGGATAGTATCCGCCCCTACTTAGTTCTTAGCTCTTAGTTCTTAGTTCTAAGCTCGGCAACCAGCTTCTTGAAGGCGTCGCCGCGCTCCTCAAAGTTCTTGAAGATACCGTAGCTTGCTGCCGCAGGGGACATAACGCAGCTCATACCCTCGGGAGTTATGTCCGCAGCAAGCTTGACAGCTCCTTCAAGGTGGTCAGCGTAGTGAACGCGCTCCTTTTTCTTGAAGCCGTCACTGGCAAGTATCATATCGTAGACCCTCTTGCCCGAAGCTTCCATGCATATGACGCGGATATCGAAGCCTGCAAGGAAGTCAACAAGGGGAGCATAGTCTATACCTCTGTCCATACCGCCGATGAGGACAGTACCTGCATCGGGAACGCTCTGCACAGCTGAAATAGCCGTAGCGCAGGCGGTTGAGATAGAGTCGTCATACCAGCGTATACCCCGTACCGTGTCCACATATTCCAGTCTGTGAGCCAGCGGAGAGAATGTACACAGCGCCTTTGTGAAGTCCTCCTCACGAATGAAGAGGGTGGTGATATAGTAAGCCACAGCGATGTTGTAGTGGTTGTGAACGCCCAGGAGCTTTACCTTATCGGTGGGGATAACGTAGGGCTCGACGCAGTGCACCGTGCCATTGCTGACATAAACGTCGGCGTCGCAGTCCTTATCCGAGATAGTATAAGTGTTCCATGAGATAGGCTCACCGGGAGCGATATCCGAATTTATCAGCAGAACATCGTTCTCCTGCTGGTGGAGGTAAATGTTCTTCTTGGCGTTGTAGTAGTTCTCCATAGTGCCGTAGTGGTCCAGGTGCTCCTCGTAGAGATTGAGGAATACAGCGTATTTGGGAGATACGGTCATATATTCAAGCTGGTGGCAGGAGAGCTCGCAGACCACGATAGTCTCCTCTTTCATGTCGTCGGCGATATCGAAAACAGGGATACCGATATTGCCTGCGATACGGCAGTCCACGCCGCTTTCGCTGAGAACATGGTAAATAAGGGAAGTGACTGTGCTTTTGCCCTTTGTACCCGTGATACCGATAATCTGCTCGCGGAAGCACTCAAAGAACACCTGAGTTTCGCAGGTTATCATGCATTTCAGCTCAGAAGCGGGCTTTTCAAGAACGATGCCGGGACTCTTGAACACCATATCGAATCGGTCAAGGCAGTCCTGATAGTCCTTTCCGCAGATAAGCTCAACATTTTCGGGAAGCTCGTTTGCTTTACGGTCAACGGGATTGAGGTCAGCAATGGCTACAGCCTTTGGCGAGCAGTACTTTTGCAGCATTTTATATGTGGACTTGCCCTCTCTGCCGAAGCCGAGAATGCATACAGTCTTGTTTTCAGTGTATGTTTTTAAATATTCACCGAATGACATCATAAAAGGTTCTCCATTTCTTTTCTGAGTATGGCTTTGAATTCGTCGGGAAGCAGATTCTGCTCGTTGAACGAGCTGCAGCACTCATTGTTGAGGGCGTCGATAGATTCGGGATAGTAAAGTCCGCGTTCCTTGTATTCTCTGAACAGGAGAGGGAGCTCCTCACCGTTCTGCTCAAGCCTTCTTATAGCCAGAGATACAGCCAGATTCACTTCGTCGATACTGCCCACGCACTCAAATGGCTTGTGCTCGGACTGTCCTATGAGCTCGATGAAGTACTCCATCATTTTGCTGTCATTGAGCATATCCCTGCCGAATATCTTTATGAGCTCCTCCATAGTGAGGAATGGGGAGAGTATCAGGCACACGAACAGGCACTTGGGGCATTCGCCGCACCATATATCGGGAGATACCTTGCTGCCCAGGTTACAGCTCCTGAATACGGGAAGATACTTGCGGTGGGATACGAACATCTTTGCTATCTGGAACTCTGCAAGAGGGCGCAGGAAGCTGAAATAGTACTGACCCGTGCGGAGGTATTTCTCCTCATAATCATGGAAGTCCTGCTCAAACTCGAAGCTCTTGGAGTACTGATGATTGACGTCCTGACCGACAACAGTGCTCTCATTGGCACTGGATTCGTTGGAGAGAACGATGTATTTCAGCTCGTTGAGGTAGGCTGTTATCTCTGCTGAGAAAGCAACTATAGCCGAAAAGGGCGTATGGCCGTTGATAAAGCCCTTGTCGTTGAGAGCCACCAGCGAGCGGTCAAAGTGGCGCTGAGCTATGATAAGGGCATCGTCGTCAAGACCTGCCTTTCTGACGGTCTCGGTTATGGAACGGCGCTTGTTTATGGAGTAGCACAGGCACTTCATGCCTGATTTTACCAGTGTCTCCAGCGTAAGTGCCGAGTCCTTTCCGCCGCCTATAGGCACAAGACAGCCTCTTGGCTGACGTGCTGTCTCCGTTAGGGAGCTGTTGTAGCTGCCTGCCGAAACTATATTCACAAAGGTATCGGGATCGGCTGATATGCCGTTTACGAAAAAGAGCTCGCCCAGTCCCATGAACCACAGCTTCTTCCACCATTGCTTCTGCTCCTCATTTAGCTCGCCGCACTCTGCGCGGAACTGGGGAGAGCAGGTGGCTTTCCAGTAGCTTACAGCCTCAGCCATACCCAGTGAGAAAGCAAGTCTCTCAAAGGTGAGATCTCCCTTTACGGAGAAGTTCTCGGGCTTGCGGAAGCTCCAGCTGGGGCGGAACTCCGCCAGATCCGTAATGGAAAACTCGTAGCCGATCTCAACAGTGTTTTTTGTTTCATTCACATGATATGCTTTATATACGAAAGAGGGGTATTTCTCTCGGTATTCTTCATATTTACCCATAGTTCATCTCCGTAGCTTCTGTATTATTTTTTCTCTGAAAGCTTTCTGTAATGTGATTTGAGCATAGCAAAGGTCTCGTCGGATATGTCGTGCTCCACCTTGCAGGCGTCCTCGGAAGCAACATCGCGGCTTACGCCGAGAAGAATGAACAGCTCGGTGAGAACATTATGTCTGTCGTAGATGCGTTCTGCAACATGTCTGCCTGCGTCGGTGAGACGAATGTGGTTATCGTCGTCAACTGTGACAAGTCCCTCGTCCTTCATCTTTTTAAGTATTATAGACACAGTAGGACGGGAATATCCCAGATAAGAGCAGATATCTATAGCATGGACATCGGGCTGTTTCTGTGAGAGGATAAGTATAGTTTCAAGGTAATTTTCAACTGCTTCTGTAATAGCCATTTTAAGTCTCCTTTACAAGAAAAATAGAAACCGTAAACAAATATATATACTATATTATATCATAAAAGAGGGAAAATAGCAACACTAACGGAAATAATTTACCGTGATTATTATCTCAGCCGCCATAAAGGCGGCGCGGCTCCGCGCAAAAAAACACTTCCGCAGCTGATCGGAAGTGTTGTCAGAGTATAATATCATTTGAAAACTGTCATTGGATCGACAAAGGCTCCGTTGTGAGTTATCTCTATATGCAGATGAGGAGCTTCCGCGCTTTCGATATCGGCAGTCTGTCCTACAGCTCCGATGATATCTCCGCGGCTTACTGTATCGCCCTGCTGTACGGCGAGGTCGGCTCCAAGACCGCAGTATCTGGTGAAGAAGCCGTTTTTGTGGTCGAGGACTACTGTCACGCCCCACAGGGGATCGTTGGTCACAGAGGAAATCTCTCCATTTTCAACTGCCATGACGTCGCTCCCGACCTCAGCTGCGATATCCGTGCCGTTATGGGTCTGCCATGTGCCTGTGGTGGCGTTTTTCACAAGCTCACCGCTGCTGAAGGGCTCAATTACACCCGATATATCGCTCAGCGGAGCGCAGGCGTTGTCCAGTCCCTTTGCAGCCGCCGCAGGCTGTACCTTTTCCGTGAAGCTGTCCGCCACCTCGAATGGAGCGTCAACGGTTATCTCCGCGGCAGGGATAGTCTCCATAATGGGCGGAGCTGTCACGATAGCCGAGGTTATGCTGTAGGCGGGGGAAGTTGCCTTTGGTATGTCGGTGACGCGCCTGCCCACGGGAGTCTCCGCAGCTATGGGAGTTTTGACGGCAGATGTTTTGACATTGGGTATAGCGTCACCCTGCTTATGGGCGAAAAGGCAGGCGGCAGCTACCATGACGGCACTTATGCCGAGAGCTGCATAAAAGCCTTTAGAGCCTTTTCCGTAATGCTTGTCGGTCAGTTCGTTTTTTTTCAACACTAACACCTCCGACCATATTATTGACAGGCAAACGGAAAATATACATTTTTTTCAATTATCAGTGCAGGAGAGTCTGCAAAAAATAAAGGGACATTTTTATGTCCCTTTAAATATTCAGTATGTCACAGGCTCCTGCTGCGGCTCCGTAGCGTATGCATTGGGGTCAAACGGGGGAGTAGCAGGCTCTGTGGGTATTACGGCAGAATAATCCGTCCACGGCTCTGTGGGCTGAGTCCACGGCTCATAGGGAGCTTCTGTTACTGGCTCGGTATATGGCTCTGTGACGTTCTCTGCCATTGTCACTGTGGATACAGTAGTAGTTGTTGTGGTCGTTGTTGTTGTAGCTGTTGTGGTGAGCTCGGGGCGGTATTCCTCGGGGAGCTTCTGCTTGGTGGGCTTAACGCCGTTAAGTCCGTAGCACTCCTGATAAGCGAGTATAAGGTCGCGTATCATATATTTGGAGTATTCACCGCTCTCGATAACGCCTGCAAAGGCTATCTCGGGGTCATTTGCGGGAGCAAAGCCGATGAAGAAGGAGTTCTGCTCGTTAAGGTTGCGTCCTGTCTGAGGAGTACCTGTCTTGATAGCCACATCAAAGCCAAGGTCGCTGAGAGAGTATCTGGCAGGCATATTTCTTGAAGCGTCTATCATACCGCCTACGATATAGTCGTAGAGGTCGGGAGTTTTTATCTCTATCTTGTTTGCGATAACGGGCTCGGTCTTTTTGATAAGGCTTCCCGAGCCGTAGGAGTAGTAGCTGTCAACAAGGTAGGGCTGGTATCTTACGCCGCGGTTGCCGATAGTATTGGCAACTACCGCCATTTGCAGGGGAGTCATGCCGCAGTCCTGGTTACCGATACCTGCCTGTATAACATAACCGATATACCATTCCTGACCGTGCTCCTTGAAGGTCTCGGGGTTACAGAGGTATCCCTCTGCGTCGCCTGTTTCGATGCCTGTATGAGAGCCCAGACCGTACATCTTGGAGTACTCGGTTATCTTGTCGATACCCAGCATACGGGACAGCTCATAGAAGTATGAGTTACATGATACCTCGATAGCGTGTCTTACGGTGATATTGCCGTGAAGTCCCGTACAGGAGTAATGCGTGCCGTAGAATTCGTAGCCCATGTTGCAGACAAGGGGAGTGCCGCCTGTTACAACGCCCTCGTTGAGACCTGCCGTAGCGGTAATGGTCTTGAATGTGGAGCCCGGTCTGTAAAGACCGTATGAGCAGCGGTTTACAAGGGGAGTATCCTTTGCTTCAAGGAAGTATTCGTAGTTCTCAACGTAGTCCTTGAGGTTATAGGTGGGGGCTGTAGCCATACCCTTTACAGCGCCTGTTTTAGCATCAAGAACGCATATAGCGCCGCAGTTTCCCTTTAGCACACCTGGGTTTGGATTTATTCCGGGGAAGGTGTAGTTGAGGAAGTTGTCGAGTATATTCTGGAGCTTTATCTGGTAAGCGCCGTTGACGGTGAGCTTAACAGTTTCGCCCGAGGTAGCCTCG
Coding sequences:
- the murD gene encoding UDP-N-acetylmuramoyl-L-alanine--D-glutamate ligase, which codes for MMSFGEYLKTYTENKTVCILGFGREGKSTYKMLQKYCSPKAVAIADLNPVDRKANELPENVELICGKDYQDCLDRFDMVFKSPGIVLEKPASELKCMITCETQVFFECFREQIIGITGTKGKSTVTSLIYHVLSESGVDCRIAGNIGIPVFDIADDMKEETIVVCELSCHQLEYMTVSPKYAVFLNLYEEHLDHYGTMENYYNAKKNIYLHQQENDVLLINSDIAPGEPISWNTYTISDKDCDADVYVSNGTVHCVEPYVIPTDKVKLLGVHNHYNIAVAYYITTLFIREEDFTKALCTFSPLAHRLEYVDTVRGIRWYDDSISTACATAISAVQSVPDAGTVLIGGMDRGIDYAPLVDFLAGFDIRVICMEASGKRVYDMILASDGFKKKERVHYADHLEGAVKLAADITPEGMSCVMSPAAASYGIFKNFEERGDAFKKLVAELRTKN
- a CDS encoding penicillin-binding transpeptidase domain-containing protein, with translation MKGFAENLKSIIIILLVVLLALLSSLRLMKIQVVGDKDIGTPQLYEPGTLTYKKGIKATRGEIIDYDDNVIVTNDSRTDLVLQMAFFPTDLQEGNKALLGIYRELEKHGYKFKESIPVSFSKPYSFISNDTSELISDLNLNVYATAENCIDKLISDYEIDEKYTDEEKRIIAGMRYQMIDKDFSYSNDLLLAKGVDEQTVIDMKELGNFYRGIEAVDASERKIVRGDILPHEIGTVGPIYAEEYDELKSKGYSYNDILGKSGIEAAMETPLRGVNGEEQIAVKDGVVRDVKTITEATSGETVKLTVNGAYQIKLQNILDNFLNYTFPGINPNPGVLKGNCGAICVLDAKTGAVKGMATAPTYNLKDYVENYEYFLEAKDTPLVNRCSYGLYRPGSTFKTITATAGLNEGVVTGGTPLVCNMGYEFYGTHYSCTGLHGNITVRHAIEVSCNSYFYELSRMLGIDKITEYSKMYGLGSHTGIETGDAEGYLCNPETFKEHGQEWYIGYVIQAGIGNQDCGMTPLQMAVVANTIGNRGVRYQPYLVDSYYSYGSGSLIKKTEPVIANKIEIKTPDLYDYIVGGMIDASRNMPARYSLSDLGFDVAIKTGTPQTGRNLNEQNSFFIGFAPANDPEIAFAGVIESGEYSKYMIRDLILAYQECYGLNGVKPTKQKLPEEYRPELTTTATTTTTTTTTTVSTVTMAENVTEPYTEPVTEAPYEPWTQPTEPWTDYSAVIPTEPATPPFDPNAYATEPQQEPVTY
- a CDS encoding metal-dependent transcriptional regulator, which encodes MAITEAVENYLETILILSQKQPDVHAIDICSYLGYSRPTVSIILKKMKDEGLVTVDDDNHIRLTDAGRHVAERIYDRHNVLTELFILLGVSRDVASEDACKVEHDISDETFAMLKSHYRKLSEKK
- a CDS encoding M23 family metallopeptidase; amino-acid sequence: MLKKNELTDKHYGKGSKGFYAALGISAVMVAAACLFAHKQGDAIPNVKTSAVKTPIAAETPVGRRVTDIPKATSPAYSITSAIVTAPPIMETIPAAEITVDAPFEVADSFTEKVQPAAAAKGLDNACAPLSDISGVIEPFSSGELVKNATTGTWQTHNGTDIAAEVGSDVMAVENGEISSVTNDPLWGVTVVLDHKNGFFTRYCGLGADLAVQQGDTVSRGDIIGAVGQTADIESAEAPHLHIEITHNGAFVDPMTVFK